The following are from one region of the Bradyrhizobium sediminis genome:
- a CDS encoding invasion associated locus B family protein produces the protein MNFRILAATVWPRGRVIALLAATALSASLLAPGAQAQQPAPAPGAPKAAPKAAPKAAPKAPAPAPQAQQAPAAPPAGAAQPADQQVQLIYAPWTKFCLKGQDAGAKQVCFTGKDGRIESGQPVIAAVIIEPEGEPKKILRVTLPLGMQLVHGTRVIVDTNAPLQSPYVICFQNGCMSDYEASPELIASMKKGQNLVVQAINSNGAPLTLPLPLAGEFAKAYDGPPTDPKVFEETQKKLQEELQKRAEEARKKLEANPPAANPAAK, from the coding sequence ATGAATTTCCGTATCTTGGCCGCGACGGTTTGGCCGCGTGGGCGGGTTATCGCTCTGCTCGCGGCGACCGCACTGTCCGCCTCGTTGCTGGCTCCCGGCGCGCAGGCGCAGCAGCCGGCTCCGGCCCCCGGGGCACCCAAGGCGGCGCCGAAGGCCGCACCGAAGGCTGCGCCGAAGGCGCCAGCCCCGGCTCCGCAGGCCCAGCAGGCACCCGCCGCCCCGCCGGCAGGCGCTGCACAGCCCGCCGATCAGCAGGTTCAGCTGATCTATGCGCCCTGGACCAAATTCTGCCTGAAGGGCCAGGATGCCGGCGCCAAGCAGGTCTGCTTCACCGGCAAGGACGGACGCATCGAATCCGGCCAGCCCGTGATCGCCGCCGTCATCATCGAGCCGGAAGGCGAGCCGAAGAAGATCCTGCGTGTCACGCTTCCGCTCGGCATGCAGCTCGTTCACGGAACGCGTGTGATCGTCGACACCAATGCCCCGCTGCAAAGCCCCTACGTCATTTGCTTCCAGAATGGTTGCATGTCGGATTACGAGGCATCGCCGGAATTGATTGCCAGCATGAAGAAGGGGCAGAATCTGGTGGTCCAGGCGATCAACTCCAACGGCGCGCCGCTCACTTTGCCGCTGCCGCTGGCTGGCGAATTCGCCAAGGCCTATGACGGCCCGCCGACCGACCCGAAGGTGTTCGAGGAAACCCAGAAGAAGCTGCAGGAAGAGCTGCAGAAGCGCGCCGAGGAAGCGCGCAAAAAGCTCGAGGCCAATCCGCCCGCGGCCAATCCGGCTGCGAAGTAA
- the hspQ gene encoding heat shock protein HspQ, with amino-acid sequence MIKTRTAKFQIGQIVRHRIFSFRGVIFDIDPVFNNTEEWWLSIPEEVRPSKDQPFYHLLAENSESEYVAYVSEQNLLPDESGEPIRHSQVAEIFVKDKSGGYRPRNSSLN; translated from the coding sequence ATGATAAAAACGCGGACCGCTAAGTTTCAGATCGGACAGATCGTCCGTCACCGGATCTTTTCGTTCCGGGGCGTGATCTTCGATATCGATCCGGTATTCAACAATACCGAGGAATGGTGGCTGTCGATCCCCGAGGAAGTACGTCCGAGCAAGGATCAGCCCTTCTATCACCTGCTCGCCGAGAATTCTGAATCGGAGTACGTCGCCTACGTTTCCGAGCAGAATCTGTTGCCCGACGAGTCGGGCGAGCCGATCCGGCATTCGCAGGTCGCCGAGATTTTCGTGAAGGACAAATCGGGTGGCTATCGCCCGCGCAATTCGTCGCTGAACTAG
- a CDS encoding AEC family transporter — protein MIDILNLALPYFGLIFIGFACGKAKAIPEGGLAWMNFFLLYVSLPALLFGIMAKTPFAELNNPPFLIATTLGTMSAFAIAMVVGRGIGRLSFREATLAGLSGGYGNIGYMGPGLALAVLGAKAAAPTALIFCCDSIFLFSIVPLLIALTDREHQSLLHTLGQVVRQIVLNPLIMSAAAGALAAGLHIHPPVAIDNTLLFLQNAAAPVALFVLGVTVALRPFGRMPWEVPGVIAIKLLIHPLVVFGLMLLFGPFAQPWAATAVLMAALPPALNVFVISRQHDTWVEPASVAVLIGTFASVVTLTSVMWFIQTGRLVFP, from the coding sequence ATGATCGACATTCTCAATCTCGCGTTACCGTATTTCGGCTTGATTTTCATCGGGTTCGCCTGCGGCAAGGCCAAGGCGATTCCCGAGGGCGGCCTGGCGTGGATGAACTTCTTCCTGCTCTATGTTTCGCTGCCGGCGCTGCTGTTTGGAATCATGGCAAAGACGCCGTTTGCGGAACTCAACAATCCGCCGTTCCTGATCGCGACCACCCTCGGCACCATGAGCGCCTTCGCCATTGCCATGGTGGTGGGTCGCGGGATCGGCCGGCTGTCGTTCCGTGAGGCGACGCTGGCGGGGCTATCCGGCGGCTATGGCAATATTGGCTATATGGGTCCGGGCCTGGCGCTGGCCGTGCTGGGCGCCAAGGCCGCGGCACCGACCGCGTTGATCTTCTGCTGCGACAGCATCTTCCTGTTTTCAATCGTACCGCTGTTGATCGCGCTCACCGATCGCGAACACCAGTCGCTGCTGCACACGCTCGGCCAGGTGGTGAGACAGATCGTCTTGAATCCGCTGATCATGTCGGCGGCCGCCGGTGCGCTCGCGGCTGGGCTCCATATTCATCCGCCGGTCGCGATCGACAATACGCTACTGTTTCTGCAGAACGCCGCAGCGCCGGTGGCGCTGTTCGTGCTCGGCGTCACGGTCGCGTTGCGCCCGTTCGGCCGCATGCCATGGGAAGTCCCGGGTGTCATCGCGATCAAGCTCCTGATCCATCCGCTGGTCGTTTTCGGATTGATGCTGCTGTTCGGACCCTTCGCGCAGCCATGGGCGGCGACCGCGGTGCTGATGGCGGCGCTGCCGCCGGCGCTGAATGTGTTCGTCATTTCCCGGCAACACGATACCTGGGTCGAGCCCGCGTCCGTCGCCGTACTGATTGGAACCTTCGCATCCGTCGTCACGCTCACCAGCGTGATGTGGTTCATTCAGACCGGCCGGCTGGTGTTTCCGTGA
- a CDS encoding UbiH/UbiF family hydroxylase, with the protein MNDGSGTYDVVVIGGGPAGLAAAVALADAGANTALVARRVPYADNRTTALLGGSIDLLEQLEVWPRCKNKAAALHMMRLVDDTGRLIRAPEVRFSCDEIGLEVFGYNIENRALMIALEERAAELPGLTRFDDEADAIDPGDAVVAIRLHNGNSLSARLVVGADGRQSLCREAAHIEVTRHNLNQAALTFNISHSRPHRNISTEFHTPHGPCVFVPLPGDRSSVVWVATPKEAERLRALSDDELSEAAERQSHSILGRVTVEPGRYVFPLGIEQPRQFAKARIVLVGEAAHVIPPIGAQGLNMGLRDAADIADIVREAMASGEDPGAPQVLTRYDSVRRTDVTSRTFAIDLANRSLLSDFLPVQSLRAAGMHLIGSVGPLRRLAMREGLAPSWRSSRHS; encoded by the coding sequence ATGAATGATGGATCCGGTACCTACGACGTCGTCGTGATCGGCGGCGGCCCCGCGGGGCTCGCCGCGGCGGTCGCGCTGGCGGATGCCGGCGCGAACACGGCTCTGGTGGCCCGCCGCGTCCCCTATGCCGACAATCGCACCACGGCGCTGTTGGGCGGCTCCATCGATCTGCTCGAACAGCTGGAAGTCTGGCCTCGCTGCAAGAACAAGGCGGCGGCCTTGCATATGATGCGGCTGGTCGACGATACCGGCCGGCTGATCCGGGCCCCGGAGGTCCGGTTCTCCTGCGACGAAATCGGTCTCGAGGTGTTCGGCTACAACATCGAGAACCGCGCGCTGATGATCGCCTTGGAGGAACGCGCCGCCGAGCTTCCCGGTCTGACCCGGTTCGACGATGAAGCCGATGCGATCGACCCTGGCGACGCCGTTGTTGCGATCCGGTTGCACAACGGAAATTCACTGTCGGCCCGCCTCGTCGTCGGCGCTGACGGGCGGCAATCGCTGTGCCGGGAGGCCGCCCATATCGAGGTTACGCGCCACAATCTGAATCAGGCCGCATTGACTTTCAATATCAGCCATTCGCGGCCGCATCGAAATATCTCCACGGAGTTTCACACCCCGCACGGCCCGTGTGTATTCGTGCCGCTGCCGGGCGACCGCAGCAGCGTGGTGTGGGTCGCCACACCGAAGGAGGCCGAGCGGCTGAGGGCGCTGAGCGATGACGAGCTGTCGGAGGCCGCGGAGCGGCAATCGCATTCCATTCTCGGCCGCGTCACGGTCGAACCGGGACGGTACGTGTTTCCGCTCGGCATCGAGCAGCCCCGGCAATTCGCAAAGGCCCGTATCGTGCTGGTCGGCGAAGCCGCGCATGTGATCCCGCCGATCGGTGCGCAGGGGCTGAACATGGGACTGCGCGACGCCGCCGACATCGCCGATATCGTGCGGGAGGCGATGGCGTCAGGCGAAGATCCCGGCGCGCCGCAGGTCCTCACGCGCTACGATTCAGTCCGGCGCACCGATGTGACCAGCCGCACTTTCGCGATCGATCTGGCGAACCGTTCATTGCTAAGCGATTTCCTTCCCGTGCAGTCGCTGCGCGCGGCCGGAATGCATCTGATCGGCTCGGTCGGCCCGCTCCGCCGCCTCGCCATGCGCGAGGGCCTGGCGCCGTCGTGGCGGTCATCCAGACATAGTTAG
- the pcsA gene encoding phosphatidylcholine synthase has protein sequence MDQSNQPISPPVSPATRAAAFSVHVFTAMGAGIALIALLEAVREHWAAMFAWLGLALVVDALDGPIARRMDVVRVQPNWSGEVLDLVVDFVTYVFVPAYAITASGLLLPLAAPILGAGVAISGALYFADRRMKTSDNHFRGFPALWNAAAFYLFLLHLRPWLSSLLVAALIVLTFVPFNVLHPFRVVRMRGLTLSLIGIWAVLAIVALASDFAVSAPVTIGLCAIAIYIVASDAAIRIVRSFKA, from the coding sequence ATGGACCAGTCGAACCAGCCAATTTCTCCACCGGTATCGCCGGCCACGCGGGCGGCAGCATTTTCCGTGCATGTCTTCACGGCGATGGGAGCGGGCATTGCCCTGATCGCATTGCTGGAGGCAGTGCGCGAGCACTGGGCGGCGATGTTCGCCTGGCTTGGGCTCGCGCTGGTGGTCGATGCGCTCGATGGCCCGATCGCGCGCCGGATGGATGTCGTGCGCGTGCAGCCGAACTGGTCGGGCGAGGTGCTCGATCTCGTGGTCGATTTCGTCACCTATGTTTTCGTGCCGGCCTATGCGATCACCGCAAGCGGCCTGCTGTTGCCGCTGGCCGCGCCGATCCTGGGCGCCGGCGTAGCCATATCGGGCGCGCTCTATTTCGCGGATCGCCGCATGAAGACGTCGGACAATCATTTCCGCGGTTTCCCGGCGCTGTGGAATGCGGCGGCGTTCTATCTGTTTCTGCTGCATCTGCGGCCGTGGCTGTCTAGCCTCCTGGTCGCGGCCCTCATCGTGCTGACCTTCGTGCCCTTCAACGTGCTGCATCCCTTCCGCGTCGTGCGAATGCGAGGGCTGACCTTGTCGCTGATCGGGATCTGGGCCGTGCTCGCGATCGTCGCGCTGGCCAGCGATTTCGCCGTCAGTGCGCCCGTAACCATCGGACTCTGCGCGATCGCCATCTATATCGTGGCGAGCGACGCTGCCATCCGTATCGTGAGGTCCTTCAAAGCATGA
- a CDS encoding TerC family protein, which yields MIELLTSPEAWAALLTLTALEIVLGIDNVIFLSVIVSRLPELQAKRARQIGLALALVFRILLLSVLVWLIGLTQPVLTVRDIGFSWRDIILIGGGLFLIAKATHEIHGEVEARDHEDGGTPTASAFFWVIVQIIIIDLVFSLDSIITAIGMAQDLEIMIAAVIIAVIIMYVSANPVARFVAEHPTTKMLALAFLVLIGVALVADGFQFHIPRGYIYFAMLFSAAVEAFNVLAKRNRKKAVK from the coding sequence ATGATCGAATTGTTGACCAGTCCGGAAGCCTGGGCGGCGCTGTTGACCCTGACGGCGCTGGAAATCGTGCTCGGCATCGACAATGTCATCTTCCTGTCGGTGATCGTCTCGCGCCTTCCCGAACTGCAGGCGAAGCGCGCGCGGCAGATCGGGCTTGCGCTGGCGCTGGTGTTCCGCATCCTGCTGCTCAGCGTTCTGGTGTGGCTGATTGGTTTGACGCAGCCCGTCCTCACCGTGAGGGATATCGGGTTTTCGTGGCGCGACATCATCCTGATCGGCGGCGGGCTGTTCCTGATCGCGAAGGCGACCCACGAGATCCACGGCGAGGTGGAGGCGCGCGACCACGAGGACGGTGGCACGCCGACGGCCAGCGCGTTCTTCTGGGTGATCGTCCAGATCATCATCATCGACTTGGTGTTCTCGCTGGACTCCATCATCACCGCGATCGGCATGGCGCAGGATCTCGAGATCATGATCGCCGCGGTCATCATCGCCGTCATCATCATGTATGTATCGGCTAACCCGGTCGCGCGGTTCGTGGCGGAGCATCCGACCACGAAAATGCTGGCGCTGGCGTTTCTGGTGCTGATCGGCGTCGCGCTGGTGGCGGATGGATTCCAGTTTCATATCCCGCGCGGTTACATCTATTTTGCCATGTTGTTTTCGGCGGCGGTCGAAGCCTTCAACGTGCTCGCCAAGCGCAACCGCAAGAAGGCCGTCAAATAG
- a CDS encoding quinone oxidoreductase family protein, with protein MTMAVRVHKVGGPEALVYEAVDVAAPGPGEVRIRQHAVGLNFIDVYYRTGLYKAPGLPFIAGNEAAGEVLAVGSGVTNFHPGDRVAYYFNLGGYATERNIPWDKLVKLPDHITYEQGAVLMLKGLTVWYLLHKTFQVEPHHRVLIHAAAGGIGLLACQWARAMGAHVIGTVGSKAKADLALANGCDHVILYNEEDFVARVKQISRNELCDVVYDGVGKTTFPGSLSCLKPRGLFVSFGNASGPVPPFAIAELNNHGSLFATRPKLNDYIAKRSDLLEGADTLFSAVINGKLHVPINHAYALKDAAKAHIDLESRATTGASILKP; from the coding sequence ATGACCATGGCCGTGCGCGTGCACAAGGTAGGGGGCCCGGAAGCCCTGGTCTACGAAGCCGTGGACGTGGCTGCGCCGGGACCCGGCGAAGTCCGCATCCGCCAGCATGCCGTGGGTCTGAACTTCATCGACGTGTATTACCGCACCGGCCTCTACAAGGCGCCGGGGCTGCCGTTCATCGCCGGCAATGAAGCCGCCGGCGAGGTTCTGGCGGTTGGGTCCGGCGTGACCAATTTCCATCCCGGCGATCGCGTCGCCTATTATTTCAATCTCGGCGGTTACGCCACCGAGCGCAACATCCCCTGGGACAAGCTGGTCAAGCTGCCCGACCATATCACCTACGAGCAGGGCGCCGTCCTGATGCTCAAGGGTCTGACGGTCTGGTATCTGCTGCACAAGACATTCCAGGTCGAGCCGCACCATCGGGTGCTGATCCACGCCGCTGCCGGCGGCATCGGCCTGCTCGCGTGCCAATGGGCGAGGGCGATGGGCGCGCATGTCATCGGCACTGTCGGCTCCAAGGCCAAGGCCGATCTTGCCCTCGCCAATGGCTGCGATCATGTCATCCTCTACAATGAAGAGGATTTCGTCGCGCGGGTGAAGCAGATCAGCCGCAACGAGCTTTGCGACGTCGTGTACGACGGGGTCGGCAAGACCACCTTTCCGGGTTCGCTGTCCTGCCTCAAGCCGCGCGGCCTGTTCGTGAGCTTCGGCAATGCGTCGGGTCCGGTGCCGCCATTCGCGATTGCCGAACTCAACAATCACGGCTCGCTGTTTGCGACCCGGCCGAAGCTCAACGACTACATCGCCAAGCGCTCGGACCTGCTGGAAGGCGCCGACACATTGTTCTCAGCCGTTATCAACGGCAAGCTGCACGTGCCGATCAACCACGCCTATGCGCTGAAGGATGCGGCGAAAGCACATATCGACCTGGAGAGCCGAGCCACGACCGGCGCGTCGATCCTGAAGCCGTAG
- a CDS encoding acetylornithine transaminase has protein sequence MNIATHPFDALMEITARPPTVFVRGEGSYLWDDSGKRYLDFIQGWAVNCLGHSPPEVAEALAAQAKLLLTPSPAFYNGPSLQLAKALTDHSCFDQVFFANSGAEANEGAIKLARKYGALHKNGAYEIITFEGGFHGRTLATMSASGKKAFEPLFEPKVSGFPKAKLNDLGSVQRLISDKTVGVMLEPIQGEAGVWPATDQFLRELRALTTEHGLLLISDEIQTGMGRTGKLFHYEHAGITPDIMTLGKGIGGGVPLAALLATDEASCFEHGDQGGTFNGNPLMCAAGLAVLAEVSKPDFLKSAADAGLFLESELQRISARHGLGEVRGRGLLLALDLKHPIGASIVGEALADGVLLNSPQPDALRFMPALNVTREEIALMIDCLDSILTRMGAARRVA, from the coding sequence ATGAACATCGCCACACATCCGTTTGATGCGCTGATGGAAATCACCGCGCGGCCGCCGACCGTTTTCGTCCGCGGCGAAGGCTCCTATCTGTGGGACGACAGCGGCAAGCGCTATCTCGACTTCATCCAGGGTTGGGCGGTCAATTGTCTCGGCCACTCGCCACCTGAAGTCGCCGAAGCGCTGGCCGCGCAGGCCAAACTGCTGCTGACGCCGAGCCCGGCATTCTACAACGGCCCCAGCCTCCAGCTTGCCAAGGCGCTCACCGACCACAGCTGTTTCGATCAGGTGTTCTTCGCCAATTCGGGCGCGGAAGCCAACGAGGGCGCCATCAAGCTCGCCCGCAAGTACGGCGCCTTGCACAAGAACGGCGCCTACGAGATCATCACCTTCGAAGGCGGCTTTCACGGTCGCACGCTCGCCACCATGTCGGCCTCCGGCAAGAAGGCGTTCGAGCCGCTGTTCGAGCCGAAGGTCTCCGGATTTCCCAAGGCGAAGCTGAACGACCTCGGCTCGGTGCAGCGGCTGATTTCGGACAAGACCGTCGGCGTGATGCTGGAGCCGATCCAGGGCGAAGCCGGCGTCTGGCCGGCGACCGATCAATTCCTCCGGGAGTTGCGGGCGCTGACCACGGAGCATGGCCTGCTGCTGATATCAGACGAAATCCAGACCGGCATGGGCCGCACCGGCAAGCTGTTTCACTATGAGCATGCCGGCATTACACCCGACATCATGACGCTGGGCAAAGGTATCGGCGGCGGCGTGCCGCTGGCGGCCTTGCTGGCGACGGACGAGGCTTCCTGTTTCGAGCATGGCGACCAGGGCGGCACGTTCAACGGCAATCCGCTGATGTGCGCGGCCGGGCTCGCCGTTCTGGCCGAGGTCAGCAAACCGGACTTCCTGAAATCGGCTGCCGATGCCGGATTGTTTCTGGAGAGCGAGTTGCAGCGGATCTCCGCCCGGCATGGTCTCGGCGAGGTCCGCGGCCGCGGATTGCTGCTGGCGCTCGACCTGAAGCACCCGATCGGCGCGTCCATTGTCGGGGAAGCGCTGGCGGATGGCGTGCTGCTGAACTCGCCGCAGCCTGACGCACTGCGTTTCATGCCGGCACTCAATGTCACGCGCGAAGAGATCGCCCTGATGATCGATTGTCTGGATTCGATCCTGACCAGAATGGGCGCGGCACGGCGGGTGGCGTAG